The Candidatus Limnocylindrales bacterium genome segment CTTCGTGTACACAAAAGCGAAGCTCCAGGACAGCAAGGGCAAGCTGCAGATCAAGGCCGACATGACGCTGTCGTCTGCGTATACGGGCGGCGTGGTTTCGGTCGTCGCGATGGACGGCGGCGGCATCATCTTTACCGGTGAGATCGGAGCGCTCACACCGAACAACGCCGCGACCAAGTACACGTACAAGGCGCCGATGGACAGCACCGGAATCACCAAGGTCGCCGTGAAGGCGATGAAGGACCCGGGAGTCTACCGCGTCACGATGAAGACCAGTGCGGCCTGGACACCTCCGTCGGCTGACGAGACCATCGTGTCGACTTTCGTCACGTTGCGCGTCGTCGACGAATGCGTCGACGGTCCCGCCACCAAGGTCGACGACTGAGACGGCGCGGCGCGCAGACCGCCAAAGTAAAAGGGGCGCGGGCGAAGGCTCGCGCCCCTTTTTCATTCTGCACCGATCGATCGCTTGGAACGCGGGCGCCGGCTTTGTATAGGCGCTCTGCCATGAGCCGGCCGCTGTTTATCGCGATCCTGTCTTCGCCCGTCGCGGCGCTTCTTGCCGGGATGTCGATTTACGCGTTTCGCACCTTTTATCTCCGCAATGCACCGATGGATGAGGAACTGGCGCGGCGCGGCCAGTCGGCGCTGCTCGGGCAGACAATCCGGCAGGCTTTCGCGTGGACAGTGCGGCCGATCGAATATGCATTCGAGCACAGCGGCGCGTCGCCGGATCTGCTGACGATCTCGGGAACGGTCCTGTGCGCCGTGGGCTCGATCGTGCTTGCCTCCGGCGATCTTACCGTCGGCGGCCTCCTCATCCTGTTCTCTTCGTGTTTCGATTTCCTTGACGGACGCATCGCGCGCAAGCGCGGCATCAGCGACCGCGGCGGAGAATTCCTCGACTCCACCATGGACCGCTACGCCGACGCGTTCTGCTTCGGCGCCGCCGCATTCCTGCTGCGCGACAATGCCTGGAACCTGTCGGCCGCACTCCTCGCGTTCGGCGCATCCGGCATCGTCCCGTACGCCAGAGCCAAAGCCGAAGCACTCGGAGCCGAGCTGCGCGGCGGCCTCATGCAACGCCCCGAGCGCGTCGTGCTGCTGAGCGGCGCCGCCATCTTCAGCGCCCCGCTCGACCATCTGTGCCCGTTCGATGCCGCACACCCGACGTTCACGCTGGTGATCTGGATCCTCGCAATCGGAACCGCCGTCACAGCAGTCGGCCGCACGATAGATGGCCTAAGAGCCACCCGCACCACGCGCCGCCGTTAGGCGCGCCACGAAAACGAGAAGAGAAGCAGTTAGCACCTCGATCAAGCGCGAAGAACGAGAACAATCTGCGCGACAATCCCCGCCACGAGAGCCACGTAACACGAGCCGGGCGCCGAGAAGGGTCGAGATGCAAGGCGGAGCCCGCGTAAGCGAGGGAGGCGTACTTCCCGTACGCTGACCGAGCGTCGCGGCGACAACGCGGCAGATCGGCCCTTATCGGCGTCCGGCGCAACGACCGAGCGTCAGGACAACGCAACGATCGTAGCGCCGGACCCTCGAAGATCACTTCTTGACGAGCACGAACATCGTCCCGCTTTCGCGGGCAACGAGCAGAAGCGCGCTGTTGCCTTTGACCTTGTCCGCAACCCTGCGGAACGCCGCCGCATCCTTGACCGGACTCTGGTCGATCTGGACGATCACATCGCCGGGGCCGATGCCGGCCTTCGCAGCGGCGCTGCGCGGCTCGACGTCGGTAACGACGGCTCCGCTGTCGATCTTGTCGGAGACACCGAAGTGCCTGCGGCTCTCCGCGTTGAGGTCACTCACGTCGATTCCGCCGAGCAACCCCGTGCTCGTGACTTTTTCCGGTTTGGCGCCCGGACGCTTGCCAGTGACCGGCAGCGAGCCGAGCTCGACATCGAGCTCGCGCTTCGTCTTGTCGCGCACGAGCGTCACGGTCACCGACTTGCCCGACGGATGCGACGCAACGATGTTGCGCAGCTCGCCGGTCGATTTCACGTCGTGACCATCGATCGCGAGGATCACATCCCCGCGCTGGATTCCGGCCTTCTTGGCGGGGCCGTCCGGGCTGACGTCGGCGACGAGCACGCCGTGCGCCTGGTCGATGCCCATCGCATCGGCAAGATCGCGGTCGAGCGTCTGGATCGACACGCCGAGCCAGCCGCGCTCGACCTTTCCCGTCTCGAGCAGGCTCGTCATGATGCCCTTGGCCATGTTCGACGGGATCGCGAAACCGATCCCCTGGTAGCCGCCGGTACGGCTGGCGATTGCAGTGTTGATGCCGACGAGCTCGCCGCGCAGGTTGATCAGTGCGCCGCCGGAGTTGCCGGGATTGATGGCTGCGTCGGTCTGGATGAAGTCCTCATAGTCTGCGATGCCGAGATTGGCGCGTCCGGTGGCCGAGACGATTCCCATCGTGACGGTCTGGCCGACGCCGAACGGATCGCCGATCGCGAGCACCGTGTCGGCAAGGCGAAGAGTCGAAGAGTCGCCGATCGGAAGCGGCTTCAGGCCGGACGGACTTTTCTTGAGACGTACGACCGCCACGTCGCTCTGCGGATCGGCGCCGATCAACTCGGCATCGAACTCGCGATTGTCGTCGAGTGTTACCTTGATCTCGTCGGCATTCTCGACGACGTGATTGTTGGTCAGGATGACACCGTCGCTGGTGACGATGACGCCCGAGCCGAGACTCTGGGCGCGCCGCTCCTGCGGTATGGCTTGACCCGGCGGCATCTGGAAGAAGCGGCGGAAGAACGGGTCGTCGGAGAACGGGGAACCGCCTCCGGGGCCATCGTCGTCGTCCCCCATTCCTTTGATGACCTTGGTCGACGAGATGTTGACCACGCTTGCCGTAGCGCGCTCGGCAATTTCAGCCAGATCGACCGAAGGGTAGTGCGCTTCGGCGTCGCGAGGCATCAGCAGCTGTGAGGCCGAAAGCAGCCCGCCGTGACCGAGTGGCGTCGTGGAGAGGATGTCGAGGGTTGCAAGGGAGCCGACGAGCCCGCCGAGCGCGACCGCGACGAGGCCTCGCAGTCGCGGTCGCACGGCGGGAAGGAGACGGTTCGGAAACTTCATTGAAGAGGAGACTCCTGGAGATTTGGATCGCACATGGAAGGGTTCTGGCCGTCAGACGCTCCGATGCGGGAGCTATTCAGGAAGCGGCGCATTGCGTCGCGCATCGCATCGATGGTCCGCAGGCAGCGTCCGGGCCTCCGTTGCCCCATGGTGGGCGGGCGAGTACGATGACCGGGCCTCGAGGACGGGAAGGGAGCCGGTCCGGGGCCAAAAAGGAGGCAGGCAATGTCGGAGAATGAAGTCAATTTCAGTGGGAACCCCAACACGATGATTGCGCTTGCACTGGTGGCCTCGGCCCTCTCGCTTGCGCTCAG includes the following:
- a CDS encoding CDP-alcohol phosphatidyltransferase family protein, coding for MSRPLFIAILSSPVAALLAGMSIYAFRTFYLRNAPMDEELARRGQSALLGQTIRQAFAWTVRPIEYAFEHSGASPDLLTISGTVLCAVGSIVLASGDLTVGGLLILFSSCFDFLDGRIARKRGISDRGGEFLDSTMDRYADAFCFGAAAFLLRDNAWNLSAALLAFGASGIVPYARAKAEALGAELRGGLMQRPERVVLLSGAAIFSAPLDHLCPFDAAHPTFTLVIWILAIGTAVTAVGRTIDGLRATRTTRRR
- a CDS encoding DegQ family serine endoprotease; amino-acid sequence: MKFPNRLLPAVRPRLRGLVAVALGGLVGSLATLDILSTTPLGHGGLLSASQLLMPRDAEAHYPSVDLAEIAERATASVVNISSTKVIKGMGDDDDGPGGGSPFSDDPFFRRFFQMPPGQAIPQERRAQSLGSGVIVTSDGVILTNNHVVENADEIKVTLDDNREFDAELIGADPQSDVAVVRLKKSPSGLKPLPIGDSSTLRLADTVLAIGDPFGVGQTVTMGIVSATGRANLGIADYEDFIQTDAAINPGNSGGALINLRGELVGINTAIASRTGGYQGIGFAIPSNMAKGIMTSLLETGKVERGWLGVSIQTLDRDLADAMGIDQAHGVLVADVSPDGPAKKAGIQRGDVILAIDGHDVKSTGELRNIVASHPSGKSVTVTLVRDKTKRELDVELGSLPVTGKRPGAKPEKVTSTGLLGGIDVSDLNAESRRHFGVSDKIDSGAVVTDVEPRSAAAKAGIGPGDVIVQIDQSPVKDAAAFRRVADKVKGNSALLLVARESGTMFVLVKK